The following are encoded in a window of Saccharothrix longispora genomic DNA:
- a CDS encoding polyprenyl synthetase family protein: MSTVKPPPTPTMPALAAALPRVEDEIRTLATSSSLPVVNTFTGRITAAGGKRLRSVLVLAGSLAVSGAVPDKAVTAAACVELLHAGSLVHDDLMDGASERRGVRTVNADWGTGPAVLVGDFLLARASQAALERISPFAAGRLAQAVADLVEGQVLEVLDQHDPDRDPDAALRSIALKTGALFEVAGVLAAHCADADEATTAALGRYGALFGLLFQILDDLLDLASTSQRLGKPVGNDLRQGVYTFPLLRALDDDRRDLLRRRGRELSDAEIAALLADLRRTSMVADTLAHCTSLAARAVRELPGSPGSEALDILRELPGAYLDWAASQIA; encoded by the coding sequence GTGTCCACCGTGAAACCGCCGCCCACGCCGACCATGCCGGCGCTGGCCGCGGCGCTGCCCAGGGTCGAGGACGAGATCAGGACGCTGGCGACGTCGTCGTCGCTGCCCGTCGTGAACACCTTCACCGGCCGGATCACCGCCGCGGGCGGCAAGCGGCTGCGCTCCGTGCTGGTGCTGGCGGGGTCGCTGGCCGTGTCGGGCGCCGTCCCGGACAAGGCCGTCACGGCCGCCGCGTGCGTCGAGCTGCTGCACGCCGGGTCCCTGGTGCACGACGACCTGATGGACGGCGCGTCGGAGCGGCGCGGCGTGCGCACGGTCAACGCCGACTGGGGCACCGGCCCGGCGGTGCTGGTCGGCGACTTCCTGCTGGCCCGCGCGAGCCAGGCCGCGCTGGAGCGGATCTCGCCGTTCGCGGCGGGCAGGCTCGCGCAGGCGGTGGCGGACCTGGTGGAGGGCCAGGTCCTGGAGGTCCTGGACCAGCACGACCCCGACCGCGACCCGGACGCCGCGCTGCGCTCGATCGCGCTGAAGACCGGGGCCCTGTTCGAGGTGGCGGGCGTGCTGGCCGCGCACTGCGCCGACGCCGACGAGGCCACCACCGCCGCGCTCGGGCGCTACGGCGCGCTGTTCGGCCTGCTGTTCCAGATCCTCGACGACCTGCTCGACCTGGCGTCGACGTCGCAGCGCCTGGGCAAGCCGGTCGGCAACGACCTGCGCCAGGGCGTCTACACGTTCCCGCTCCTGCGCGCCCTCGACGACGACCGGCGCGACCTGCTGCGCCGCCGCGGGCGCGAGCTGTCCGACGCCGAGATCGCCGCCCTGCTGGCCGACCTGCGGCGCACCAGCATGGTCGCGGACACCCTGGCGCACTGCACGTCGCTGGCCGCCCGCGCCGTGCGCGAGCTGCCCGGTTCGCCGGGGTCCGAGGCGCTGGACATCCTGCGCGAGCTGCCGGGGGCCTACCTCGACTGGGCGGCCTCGCAGATCGCCTAG
- the cobC gene encoding Rv2231c family pyridoxal phosphate-dependent protein CobC translates to MTSQDSGRALLRHHGDVDAAPGLADFAVNVRVPRPPEWLRDRLVAALDDLGSYPGADADLRAREAVAARHGRSPDEVLVLNGAAEGFALLPNLRPALAAVVHPSFTEPEVVLRDAGVPVRRVGLSPGDGYRLRPELVPDEADLVVLGNPTNPTSVLHPAEVVAALARPGRVLVVDEAFADAIPGEPETLSGRADLGGLLVLRSLTKTWGLAGLRAGYFLGAPELLKWLAATRPPWPVGSLVLEAVAACCSPEAVAEADALAWEAREHTSLAVARLGDLVVVPPSAPFVLLRVPDGPRVRQALRDKGIAVRRGDTFPGLTPDHVRVAVRSPEEFALLVDALRVVLGDV, encoded by the coding sequence ATGACCAGCCAGGATTCCGGCCGGGCGCTGCTGCGCCACCACGGGGACGTCGACGCCGCGCCCGGGCTCGCGGACTTCGCGGTCAACGTGCGCGTGCCCCGCCCCCCGGAGTGGCTGCGCGACCGGCTGGTCGCCGCCCTCGACGACCTGGGCTCCTACCCGGGCGCCGACGCCGACCTGCGGGCCCGCGAGGCCGTCGCCGCCCGGCACGGCCGCTCGCCGGACGAGGTGCTGGTGCTCAACGGCGCCGCCGAGGGCTTCGCGCTGCTGCCGAACCTGCGCCCCGCCCTGGCGGCGGTGGTGCACCCGTCGTTCACCGAGCCCGAGGTGGTGCTGCGGGACGCGGGCGTGCCCGTGCGGCGGGTCGGGCTGTCGCCCGGGGACGGCTACCGGTTGCGGCCGGAGCTGGTGCCCGACGAGGCCGACCTGGTGGTGCTGGGAAACCCGACGAACCCGACGTCCGTGCTGCACCCGGCGGAGGTGGTCGCGGCGCTGGCCCGGCCGGGCCGGGTGCTGGTGGTGGACGAGGCGTTCGCCGACGCGATCCCCGGCGAGCCGGAGACGCTGTCCGGTCGCGCCGACCTCGGCGGGCTGCTGGTGCTGCGCAGCCTGACCAAGACGTGGGGCCTCGCGGGGCTGCGCGCGGGCTACTTCCTGGGCGCGCCGGAGCTGCTCAAGTGGCTCGCGGCGACGCGCCCGCCGTGGCCGGTGGGCAGCCTGGTGCTGGAGGCCGTCGCGGCGTGCTGCTCGCCCGAGGCGGTGGCCGAGGCCGACGCGCTGGCCTGGGAGGCTCGCGAGCACACGTCGCTGGCCGTGGCGCGGCTGGGCGACCTGGTGGTCGTGCCGCCGTCCGCGCCGTTCGTGCTGCTGCGCGTCCCCGACGGGCCGCGGGTGCGGCAGGCGTTGCGGGACAAGGGGATCGCGGTGCGGCGCGGCGACACGTTCCCGGGCCTGACGCCCGACCACGTGCGGGTCGCGGTGCGCTCGCCCGAGGAGTTCGCGCTGCTGGTGGACGCCCTGCGAGTGGTGCTGGGGGACGTGTGA
- a CDS encoding Nif3-like dinuclear metal center hexameric protein produces the protein MTTTLGDVLGALEAAYPPATAESWDAVGLVCGDRAEPVTRALFCVDPVESTVDEALEVGAQLLVAHHPLMLRGVTGVPADDPKGALVHRLIRAGVALYTAHTNADAANPGVSDALAHALGLTVTGPLTAAPARPLDALTTYVPVDRAEQVLDALHAAGAGAVGDYRDAAWTVEGTGRFRPVTGADPAVGAVGRLERLPETRLDVVLDRRRRADVVRALRAAHPYEEVAFTLTEVAELPSDTGIGRIGELPAAEPLGAFARRVADALPATAWGVRAAGDPDRPIRRVAVCGGSGDSYLSAAARAGVDAYVTSDLRHHPAGEHLAAGGPALVDVAHWAGEWPWCGQAADVVRTALGGTVEVLVSTRRTDPWTVGATSRTGGSL, from the coding sequence GTGACGACCACGCTGGGGGACGTGCTGGGCGCGCTGGAGGCGGCCTACCCGCCCGCGACCGCCGAGTCGTGGGACGCGGTGGGCCTCGTCTGCGGCGACCGCGCCGAACCCGTGACCAGGGCGCTGTTCTGCGTCGACCCCGTCGAGTCCACTGTGGACGAGGCGCTGGAGGTGGGCGCGCAGCTGCTGGTGGCGCACCACCCACTGATGCTGCGCGGCGTGACCGGCGTCCCGGCCGACGACCCCAAGGGCGCGCTCGTGCACCGGCTCATCCGCGCCGGCGTCGCCCTCTACACCGCGCACACCAACGCCGACGCGGCCAACCCCGGCGTGTCCGACGCGCTCGCCCACGCCCTGGGCCTCACCGTGACCGGGCCGTTGACCGCCGCGCCCGCGCGGCCCCTGGACGCGCTCACCACCTACGTGCCGGTCGACCGCGCGGAGCAGGTGCTCGACGCCCTGCACGCCGCCGGCGCGGGCGCCGTGGGCGACTACCGCGACGCCGCGTGGACCGTCGAGGGCACCGGCCGGTTCCGGCCGGTGACCGGCGCGGACCCCGCGGTCGGCGCCGTCGGCCGGCTCGAACGGCTGCCCGAGACGCGCCTGGACGTGGTCCTCGACCGCCGCCGCCGGGCCGACGTCGTGCGCGCCCTGCGCGCCGCCCACCCGTACGAGGAAGTCGCCTTCACCCTCACCGAGGTCGCCGAGCTGCCCTCCGACACCGGCATCGGCCGCATCGGCGAACTGCCCGCCGCCGAACCGCTGGGCGCGTTCGCGCGGCGCGTCGCCGACGCCCTGCCCGCCACCGCCTGGGGCGTCCGCGCCGCGGGCGACCCGGACCGGCCGATCAGGCGCGTCGCGGTGTGCGGCGGCTCGGGCGACAGCTACCTGTCCGCCGCCGCCCGGGCGGGCGTCGACGCCTACGTCACGTCCGACCTGCGCCACCACCCCGCCGGCGAGCACCTCGCCGCCGGCGGTCCCGCGCTCGTCGACGTCGCGCACTGGGCCGGCGAGTGGCCGTGGTGCGGGCAGGCGGCCGACGTGGTGCGCACCGCCCTCGGCGGTACGGTCGAAGTCCTCGTCTCCACCCGCCGGACCGATCCGTGGACCGTCGGTGCGACGAGCCGAACAGGAGGATCTCTGTGA
- a CDS encoding zinc ribbon domain-containing protein, with product MKADPAVQRRLLDLAQVDAELARVTHRRRTLPEIAEIAEAEKQFRAKQDAVTTIGTRLGDLNREVKRQETEIDQVRAREERDRKLLAGGSVGAKQLTDLEHELATLNRRRGALEDDLLELMERREAVEADSRHAQVELDKAQEALSDAARRRDSALADLESTEAKRTAERTKVTAGFPEPLLALYDRVRAHKGIGAALLQSRRCGACRIELDRSAMSRVKEAATDEVVQCEECDAIMVRTGESGL from the coding sequence GTGAAAGCCGATCCCGCCGTGCAGCGCAGGCTGCTCGACCTGGCGCAGGTCGACGCGGAACTGGCGCGCGTCACCCACCGCCGCCGCACGCTGCCCGAGATCGCCGAGATCGCCGAAGCGGAGAAGCAGTTCCGCGCCAAGCAGGACGCGGTGACCACGATCGGGACGAGGCTCGGCGACCTGAACCGCGAGGTCAAGCGCCAGGAGACCGAGATCGACCAGGTCCGCGCCCGCGAGGAGCGCGACCGCAAGCTCCTCGCCGGCGGCTCGGTCGGCGCCAAGCAGCTCACCGACCTGGAGCACGAGCTGGCGACCCTCAACCGCCGCCGCGGCGCGCTGGAGGACGACCTGCTGGAGCTGATGGAGCGCCGCGAGGCCGTCGAGGCGGACAGCCGGCACGCCCAGGTGGAGCTGGACAAGGCGCAGGAGGCGCTGTCCGACGCGGCCCGCCGCCGGGACAGCGCACTCGCCGACCTGGAGTCCACCGAGGCCAAGCGCACCGCCGAGCGCACCAAGGTCACCGCCGGGTTCCCGGAACCGCTGCTCGCCCTCTACGACCGCGTGCGCGCCCACAAGGGCATCGGCGCCGCGCTGCTCCAGTCCCGCCGCTGCGGCGCGTGCCGCATCGAGCTGGACCGCAGCGCGATGTCCCGCGTCAAGGAGGCCGCGACCGACGAGGTCGTGCAGTGCGAGGAGTGCGACGCGATCATGGTCCGCACCGGGGAATCCGGTCTGTGA
- a CDS encoding bifunctional RNase H/acid phosphatase, whose amino-acid sequence MKVVVEADGGSRGNPGPAGYGAVVRSASGEVLAERSAGIGVATNNVAEYRGLLAGLRAAAEVGAAEVDVRMDSKLVVEQMSGRWKVKHPSMQPLVAEAREVVRVFDRVTYTWIPRERNKHADRLANEAMDEQAGVRRPDAAPAPVEDPVTEQAPPSSWTGAVGEPTRLYLLRHGQTALSVDRRYSGRGNPPLTEVGRGQAEAAARRLAKVGGVDVVVSSPLGRAAETARAVASGTGVEPTTHDGLIETDFGAWEGLTFTEAAERDPGLHRRWLADPSVPAPGGESFDQVHRRVRRALTDVIAAHGGANVVLVSHVTPIKSLLRMGLDAGPSLLFRLHLDLASLSVVEFYPDGNASVRLVNDTSHLG is encoded by the coding sequence GTGAAGGTCGTCGTCGAAGCCGACGGCGGGTCGCGGGGCAACCCGGGGCCCGCCGGGTACGGGGCCGTCGTGCGCTCCGCGTCCGGCGAGGTCCTGGCGGAGCGGTCCGCCGGGATCGGCGTGGCCACCAACAACGTCGCCGAGTACCGGGGCCTGCTCGCGGGCCTGCGCGCGGCGGCCGAGGTGGGCGCGGCCGAGGTCGACGTGCGGATGGACTCGAAGCTCGTGGTCGAGCAGATGTCCGGCCGCTGGAAGGTCAAGCACCCGTCCATGCAGCCGCTCGTCGCGGAGGCGCGCGAGGTGGTGCGGGTGTTCGACCGGGTGACGTACACCTGGATACCGCGCGAGCGCAACAAGCACGCCGACCGGCTCGCCAACGAGGCCATGGACGAGCAGGCGGGCGTGCGCCGACCGGACGCCGCCCCGGCTCCCGTCGAGGACCCGGTCACCGAGCAGGCCCCGCCGTCGTCGTGGACCGGCGCGGTCGGCGAACCCACCCGCCTGTACCTGCTGCGGCACGGGCAGACCGCGCTGTCGGTGGACCGCCGCTACTCCGGGCGCGGCAACCCGCCGCTGACCGAGGTCGGCCGCGGGCAGGCGGAGGCGGCGGCCCGGCGGTTGGCGAAGGTCGGGGGCGTCGACGTCGTCGTGTCCTCGCCGCTGGGGCGCGCCGCGGAGACCGCGCGCGCCGTGGCGTCCGGGACCGGCGTCGAGCCGACCACCCACGACGGCCTGATCGAGACCGACTTCGGCGCGTGGGAGGGCCTGACGTTCACCGAGGCCGCCGAGCGCGACCCCGGCCTGCACCGGCGGTGGCTGGCCGACCCGTCCGTGCCCGCCCCCGGCGGCGAGAGCTTCGACCAGGTGCACCGGCGGGTGCGGCGCGCGCTGACCGACGTGATCGCCGCGCACGGCGGCGCGAACGTCGTGCTGGTCAGCCACGTCACCCCCATCAAGTCGCTGCTGCGGATGGGGCTCGACGCAGGGCCGTCCCTGCTGTTCCGGCTGCACCTGGACCTCGCGTCGCTGTCGGTCGTCGAGTTCTACCCGGACGGCAACGCGTCCGTGCGGCTCGTCAACGACACCTCGCACCTGGGGTAG
- a CDS encoding DUF6345 domain-containing protein → MSTTRRRGATVLALSGLLGATALTGATAGTASAADELPVYAVRSEGLNQEQAAALQRAFGLKTVERTPEGVVTFTDEDRHLRVPGIDRGAGQPDESGQATNQTQLDLTGIRGLRAVPLADAAKRVGETLRGIGLLPAEAVASASHTTLDITDTNGNPVVSAPLDTTVAYAFTLGGVPLEGPGSKVRVSLDGTGAVTQLTYAARTVAADGVKPVLPLDDGRKKCADALAGTPLGSVGYAYPSGPLGAGTTRLEPFFRCQGADSGESAPVLYLPAVVGSPDPAPDPTVPPRQRAAGDAGVAGDVGAQWTTRVDVGSSGTGTCQSLSGIPADITGFNTRFTNAGVPVQFSWTGANAWEQDFKDPAFAGGQDHVYADDVDMTYYHGRGGAFGLSFAGCSAVTDSTLRNTEARWGNRDAEWMSLYTPSLLQSTASGQAWWQRWGPSFRGLHQINSFETGVVQNSSFGSRYGNYLLRRPFLNFLRPMKVRVAWAQAAIDTQPSWVRWATMGPIGNSWIANFDDYFWGRGSVGPDTLPTVGFWKISGSS, encoded by the coding sequence ATGTCCACCACCAGACGACGGGGAGCAACGGTGCTCGCCCTGTCCGGGTTGCTGGGGGCGACGGCGCTGACCGGTGCCACGGCAGGCACCGCGTCCGCCGCCGACGAACTGCCCGTGTACGCCGTCCGCTCCGAAGGGCTGAACCAGGAGCAGGCGGCGGCGTTGCAGCGGGCGTTCGGCCTCAAGACCGTCGAGCGCACACCCGAGGGTGTCGTCACCTTCACCGACGAGGACCGCCACCTGCGCGTCCCCGGCATCGACCGCGGCGCGGGCCAGCCCGACGAGAGCGGCCAGGCGACGAACCAGACCCAGCTCGACCTCACGGGCATCCGCGGGCTCAGGGCCGTCCCGCTCGCCGACGCCGCCAAGCGCGTCGGCGAGACCCTGCGGGGGATCGGGCTGCTGCCCGCCGAGGCCGTGGCGAGCGCGTCGCACACGACCCTCGACATCACCGACACCAACGGCAACCCGGTGGTCAGCGCCCCGCTCGACACCACCGTGGCCTACGCCTTCACGCTCGGCGGCGTGCCGCTGGAGGGCCCCGGCTCGAAGGTCCGCGTCTCCCTCGACGGCACGGGCGCCGTCACGCAGCTCACCTACGCCGCCCGCACCGTCGCCGCCGACGGCGTCAAGCCCGTGCTGCCCCTCGACGACGGCCGCAAGAAGTGCGCCGACGCCCTGGCCGGCACCCCGCTCGGCTCGGTCGGCTACGCCTACCCGTCCGGCCCGCTCGGCGCGGGCACCACGCGCCTGGAGCCGTTCTTCCGCTGCCAGGGCGCCGACTCCGGCGAGTCCGCGCCGGTGCTCTACCTGCCGGCCGTGGTGGGCAGCCCCGACCCGGCTCCGGACCCGACCGTGCCGCCCCGCCAGCGCGCCGCCGGTGACGCGGGCGTCGCGGGCGACGTGGGCGCGCAGTGGACCACCCGGGTCGACGTCGGCAGCTCCGGCACCGGCACCTGCCAGTCCCTGTCCGGCATCCCGGCGGACATCACCGGCTTCAACACCCGCTTCACCAACGCGGGCGTCCCGGTGCAGTTCAGCTGGACCGGGGCGAACGCGTGGGAGCAGGACTTCAAGGACCCGGCGTTCGCGGGCGGCCAGGACCACGTGTACGCCGACGACGTCGACATGACCTACTACCACGGGCGGGGCGGCGCGTTCGGCCTGTCGTTCGCCGGGTGCAGCGCCGTCACCGACAGCACGCTGCGCAACACCGAGGCGCGCTGGGGCAACCGGGACGCCGAGTGGATGAGCCTCTACACCCCGAGCCTGCTCCAGAGCACGGCGAGCGGCCAGGCGTGGTGGCAGCGGTGGGGCCCGTCGTTCCGCGGGCTGCACCAGATCAACAGCTTCGAGACGGGCGTGGTGCAGAACAGCTCGTTCGGCTCGCGGTACGGCAACTACCTGCTGCGCAGGCCGTTCCTGAACTTCCTGCGGCCGATGAAGGTGCGCGTGGCGTGGGCTCAGGCGGCGATCGACACCCAGCCGTCGTGGGTGCGGTGGGCGACCATGGGGCCGATCGGGAACTCGTGGATCGCGAACTTCGACGACTACTTCTGGGGCAGGGGGTCGGTCGGGCCGGACACCCTGCCGACCGTGGGTTTCTGGAAGATCTCCGGTTCCAGCTGA
- a CDS encoding ParB family protein — MAQPSEAVPEPAAGVNEITVAVVVPDGDQVTGTGRQTGRRVQRTVNFDRDVLERARAAATYLAAYEGTAGVRSLADIVNPAVAAYVAALERRYNDGEAFRPVIRMPAGRPARRAPAEPPAGAPLPGDADAPVDRGAPVAAPPDDLIP; from the coding sequence ATGGCCCAGCCATCGGAAGCCGTGCCCGAACCAGCCGCCGGGGTGAACGAGATCACCGTGGCGGTGGTGGTTCCCGACGGTGATCAGGTTACCGGGACTGGGCGCCAAACCGGGCGGCGGGTGCAGCGGACGGTCAACTTCGACCGGGACGTGCTGGAGCGCGCCAGGGCCGCCGCGACCTACCTGGCGGCCTACGAGGGCACGGCCGGCGTGCGCAGCCTGGCCGACATCGTGAACCCCGCCGTCGCGGCGTACGTGGCGGCGCTGGAGCGCCGCTACAACGACGGCGAGGCGTTCCGCCCGGTGATCCGCATGCCGGCCGGCCGACCCGCCCGGCGGGCGCCGGCCGAGCCCCCCGCCGGGGCACCGCTGCCCGGCGACGCCGACGCCCCGGTCGACCGGGGCGCGCCGGTGGCCGCACCGCCGGACGACCTGATCCCCTGA
- a CDS encoding ATP-binding protein gives MFGRRRDRDRRSAAHVAQHAAAARDDRKVYSKRGRRLPGEQAVPSYTPSISARSIDGHLLRTGQEVYAWYKLAPQRWSFRSDSQRQDLIAAIAGQYAELQGRWMHLRVTTRPYPIRMWAEAHVHNAVRRLPDTPGTLSFDDYMVGEQQQLMGRSMAEKEVYLGVQVQTRNMMDRAVERAAPVLRKVFPDAVDAELVAIESEIDHLDQVIGSAGLEGRPATAEEMSWLMHRSCSLGLPAPRNLPAVPGAPWEPEDLASFTDAADFHQEPYAPTVTVRGRTGSNAGIKRHVAVLTVGLMHGLQIPEVDDPWVQRSDRLPAAVEWSARIYVRRPEEVSGELQRQMSKVRSQVRHYTDEHELEPPQSLARQASRVLEIDDEMTSGFTALGTRVRSWWRLAVSGPTEREALRLAQALLDLYKPKVAVEHPEAQYAIAREFIPGEPLSSSAYLRRGSVLWAASAVPTATAEVGDRRGILLGETVTATRRPVAWDPWMAQELRDSSGLTAMVAGLGAGKSFLGGGIVYKTLRAGAHWTLLDPSGPLAALCELPELRPYARPINLLNAQAGILNPYRVVAEPMLDHFMDEEDPERTWRRERALAAATRRRLVLDVLTGLLPYEVARLPQTRIVLLRAVRTVGGRPDAHPGQVFEALRRDSSEHHEHAVVVADFLDEMRERMSLLIPEQDLDPYDEARDDRLTVLTMAGLNLPKDGTGREHWTDAESLGVEMLNLAAWLTQRSIYERPKDLRKGVWIDEAFFLSEVPTGRVLMNRFARDSRKWNVRVLLSSQIPADFLRIQGFVALLDSVFVGRLDDDQAQADALRLLKVPVGAGYEQVVASLGRRPGGVRNSTERDRAPRQFIFGDGAGGVERIRVDFSGPHLEHLRNSLDTTPDALRQGAESTEVEVSPPPPDPFAHAEQHPDDYDDELAADLEVGLADELVESTHGEGGNRRNGREGAA, from the coding sequence GTGTTCGGACGCCGGCGTGACCGTGACCGACGCTCCGCTGCGCACGTCGCCCAGCACGCCGCCGCCGCGCGCGACGACCGCAAGGTCTACAGCAAGCGGGGCCGTCGCCTGCCCGGCGAGCAGGCCGTCCCCAGCTACACCCCGTCGATCTCCGCGCGCAGCATCGACGGCCACCTGCTGCGCACCGGCCAGGAGGTCTACGCCTGGTACAAGCTCGCGCCGCAGCGGTGGTCGTTCCGCTCGGACTCACAGCGCCAGGACCTGATCGCCGCCATCGCGGGCCAGTACGCCGAGCTCCAGGGCCGTTGGATGCACCTGCGGGTGACGACCCGGCCGTACCCGATCCGGATGTGGGCCGAGGCGCACGTGCACAACGCCGTGCGCCGGCTCCCGGACACCCCCGGCACGCTGAGCTTCGACGACTACATGGTCGGCGAGCAGCAGCAGCTGATGGGCCGCTCGATGGCGGAGAAAGAGGTGTACCTGGGCGTCCAGGTGCAGACCCGCAACATGATGGACCGCGCGGTCGAACGCGCCGCCCCCGTGCTGCGCAAGGTCTTCCCGGACGCCGTGGACGCCGAGCTGGTCGCCATCGAGTCCGAGATCGACCACCTCGACCAGGTGATCGGCTCCGCGGGCCTGGAGGGCCGCCCGGCGACGGCCGAGGAGATGTCCTGGCTGATGCACCGGTCGTGCTCGCTGGGCCTGCCCGCACCGCGCAACCTGCCCGCCGTGCCCGGCGCGCCGTGGGAGCCGGAGGACCTGGCCTCCTTCACCGACGCCGCCGACTTCCACCAGGAGCCGTACGCGCCGACCGTCACGGTCCGCGGGCGCACCGGCTCCAACGCGGGCATCAAGCGGCACGTCGCCGTGCTCACCGTGGGTCTCATGCACGGCCTCCAGATCCCCGAGGTCGACGACCCGTGGGTGCAGCGGTCCGACCGCCTGCCCGCCGCCGTCGAGTGGTCGGCGCGCATCTACGTGCGGCGTCCCGAAGAGGTCTCCGGCGAGCTCCAGCGGCAGATGTCGAAGGTGCGCTCGCAGGTCCGGCACTACACCGACGAGCACGAGCTGGAGCCGCCGCAGTCGCTGGCCCGGCAGGCGTCCCGGGTGCTGGAGATCGACGACGAGATGACGTCGGGCTTCACCGCCCTGGGCACCCGGGTGCGCAGCTGGTGGCGGCTCGCGGTGTCCGGTCCGACGGAGCGCGAGGCGCTGCGGCTGGCCCAGGCGCTGCTCGACCTCTACAAGCCGAAGGTCGCCGTCGAGCACCCCGAGGCGCAGTACGCCATCGCCCGCGAGTTCATCCCCGGCGAGCCGCTGTCGTCCTCGGCGTACCTGCGCCGCGGCTCGGTGCTGTGGGCGGCCAGCGCGGTGCCCACGGCCACGGCCGAGGTGGGCGACCGGCGCGGCATCCTGCTGGGCGAGACGGTCACGGCGACCCGCCGCCCGGTGGCGTGGGACCCGTGGATGGCGCAGGAGTTGCGCGACTCGTCCGGCCTGACCGCGATGGTCGCGGGCCTCGGCGCCGGCAAGTCGTTCCTCGGCGGCGGCATCGTCTACAAGACGCTGCGCGCCGGGGCCCACTGGACGCTGCTCGACCCGTCCGGCCCGCTGGCCGCGCTGTGCGAGCTGCCCGAGCTGCGCCCGTACGCCCGGCCGATCAACCTGCTCAACGCCCAGGCGGGCATCCTCAACCCGTACCGCGTGGTGGCCGAGCCCATGCTCGATCACTTCATGGACGAGGAGGACCCGGAGCGGACGTGGCGGCGCGAGCGCGCGCTGGCCGCGGCCACCCGCCGCCGCCTCGTGCTCGACGTGCTCACCGGCCTGCTGCCCTACGAGGTCGCGCGGCTGCCGCAGACCCGGATCGTGCTGCTGCGCGCGGTCCGCACCGTCGGCGGCAGGCCCGACGCGCACCCCGGCCAGGTGTTCGAAGCGCTTCGCCGCGACTCGTCCGAGCACCACGAGCACGCCGTCGTCGTCGCCGACTTCCTCGACGAGATGCGGGAGCGCATGTCGCTGCTCATCCCCGAGCAGGACCTCGACCCTTACGACGAGGCGCGCGACGACCGGCTCACCGTGCTCACCATGGCGGGCCTGAACCTGCCGAAGGACGGCACGGGCCGCGAGCACTGGACGGATGCGGAGTCCCTCGGCGTGGAGATGCTCAACCTCGCCGCGTGGCTCACCCAGCGCTCGATCTACGAGCGGCCGAAGGACCTGCGCAAGGGCGTCTGGATCGACGAGGCGTTCTTCCTGTCCGAGGTGCCCACGGGCCGCGTGCTGATGAACCGCTTCGCCCGCGACTCCCGCAAGTGGAACGTCCGCGTGCTGCTGTCGTCCCAGATCCCGGCGGACTTCCTGCGCATCCAGGGCTTCGTGGCCCTGCTCGACTCGGTGTTCGTGGGCCGGCTGGACGACGACCAGGCGCAGGCCGACGCGCTGCGGCTGCTGAAGGTCCCGGTGGGCGCGGGCTACGAGCAGGTCGTGGCGTCCCTCGGACGTCGCCCCGGCGGTGTCCGCAACAGCACCGAGCGCGACCGCGCGCCCCGCCAGTTCATCTTCGGCGACGGAGCGGGCGGCGTCGAGCGCATCCGGGTCGACTTCTCCGGACCGCACCTGGAGCACCTGCGCAACTCGCTCGACACCACCCCGGACGCCCTGCGCCAGGGCGCGGAGTCCACCGAGGTCGAGGTCTCGCCCCCGCCGCCGGACCCGTTCGCCCACGCGGAGCAGCACCCCGACGACTACGACGACGAGCTGGCGGCCGACCTGGAAGTCGGCCTGGCCGACGAACTGGTCGAGTCGACCCACGGTGAGGGAGGAAACCGCCGCAACGGGCGGGAGGGCGCCGCATGA